Proteins encoded together in one Arvicanthis niloticus isolate mArvNil1 chromosome 7, mArvNil1.pat.X, whole genome shotgun sequence window:
- the LOC143442935 gene encoding uncharacterized protein LOC143442935 translates to MVNAVGFLYGYNSRVLTKPDMATSADGGRPKTTFPVKAWARLTHAVFGEPLRNRLTSPRAERLHLETSAAAVAAATAAIWEEHRGPGGIGGLLLTSQTVRRHLIARCGAAADRGDDWSLQDAVTYDDVHVNFTAEEWNLLDPSQKNLYKDVMLETYWNLTVIGYSWEEHHIEEQCQSSGRHERHERSHTGEKPHECNQCGKAFSRPSQLQYHKRTHSGEKPYECNQCGKAFSCHSYLRRHKKIHTGEKPYECSQCGKCFTQLGSLQIHKRTHTGEKPYQCNQCGKAFSCLSGLQYHKRTHTGEKPYECNQCGKAFSCHSSLQYHKRTHTGEKPYQCNQCGKAFSHHSHLQYHKKTHTGEKLYQCNQCGKAFSCLSGLQYHKRTHTGEKPYQCNQCSKAFSCRSSLQYHKRTHTGEKPYQCNQCGKAFSLHSHLQYHKKTHTGEKPYECNQCDKAFP, encoded by the exons atggtgaaTGCAGTGGGGTTTCTGTATGGGTACAACAGTAGAGTTCTCAcgaagcctgacatggccacatctgctg ATGGCGGCCGGCCAAAGACTACATTTCCCGTGAAGGCTTGGGCCCGGCTCACACACGCGGTGTTTGGAGAGCCCCTCCGGAACCGATTGACTTCACCGAGAGCCGAAAGATTGCACCTGGAGACCTCTGCCGCTGCCGTTGCCGCTGCCACCGCCGCCATCTGGGAGGAGCACCGCGGTCCCGGTGGCATCGGAGGGCTCCTTCTGACGTCACAGACCGTGCGACGCCATCTGATCGCCCGCTGCGGGGCCGCCGCAGACCggggagatgactggagcctccAG gatgcagtgacttatgatgatgtgcatgtgaacttcactgcagaagagtggaatttgctggatccttcccagaagaatctctacaaagatgtgatgctggagacctactggaacctcactgttatag gttacagttgggaagagcatcatattgaagaacaatgtcaaagTTCTGGAAGGcatgaaag gcatgaaagaagtcatactggagagaaaccacatgaatgtaatcaatgtggtaaagccttttcacgtcccAGTCaactccaatatcataaaagaacacattctggagagaaaccttatgaatgtaatcaatgtggtaaagccttttcatgtcacagttaTCTCCGAAGACATAAAAAaatccatactggagagaaaccttatgaatgtagtcaatgtggtaaatgCTTTACACAACTAGGTtctctccaaatccataaaaggacacatactggagagaaaccttatcaatgtaatcaatgtggtaaagccttttcatgtctcagtggtctccaatatcataaaagaacacatactggagagaaaccttatgaatgtaatcaatgtggtaaagccttttcatgtcacagtagtctccaatatcataaaagaacacatactggagagaaaccttatcagtgtaatcaatgtggtaaagctttttcacatcacagtcatctccaatatcataaaaaaacacatactggagagaaactttatcaatgtaatcaatgtggtaaagccttttcatgtctcagtggtctccaatatcataaaagaacacatactggagagaaaccttatcaatgtaatcaatgtagtaaagccttttcatgtcgcagtagtctccaatatcataaaagaacacatactggagagaaaccttatcagtgtaatcaatgtggtaaagctttttcacTTCACAgccatctccaatatcataaaaaaacacatactggagagaaaccatatgaatgtaatcaatgtgataaagcctttccataa